In Candidatus Omnitrophota bacterium, a single genomic region encodes these proteins:
- the rpsJ gene encoding 30S ribosomal protein S10 codes for MQKIRIKLKAFDHRLIDQSTQEIVDTAIRTGAQVLGPVPLPTKKELYTVLRSPVIDKKSREQFQLATHKRLIDLVDPTSKTVEALRKLNLPAGVDVEIKQ; via the coding sequence ATGCAGAAGATCCGTATCAAATTAAAAGCGTTCGACCATCGGCTGATCGACCAGTCCACGCAGGAAATTGTGGACACGGCCATCCGCACCGGTGCCCAGGTTTTGGGGCCCGTGCCTTTGCCGACGAAGAAGGAGCTGTATACCGTGCTGCGTTCACCGGTCATCGACAAGAAAAGCCGTGAACAGTTCCAACTGGCGACGCATAAAAGATTGATCGACCTTGTGGACCCGACATCCAAGACCGTCGAGGCCCTGCGCAAGTTGAATTTGCCGGCCGGTGTCGACGTGGAGATCAAGCAATGA